A genomic window from Quercus lobata isolate SW786 chromosome 10, ValleyOak3.0 Primary Assembly, whole genome shotgun sequence includes:
- the LOC115962512 gene encoding uncharacterized protein LOC115962512, which produces MSGFGNPISIQTNEDTITSSPQCPISKSQCEQLLAFLNSQSVGESSQHMAPQQVATVITAGASISQPLALSASLSNYLNNFSGARLVWVESKMDCICWITSSRHYILFRLIPFVNLFVLNLIFGILD; this is translated from the exons ATGTCAGGTTTTGGGAATCCTATTTCCATCCAAACCAATGAAGATACAATTACCTCATCTCCGCAATGTCCAATTTCTAAATCACAATGTGAGCAGCTTCTTGCTTTCTTGAATTCACAATCTGTTGGTGAATCTTCTCAACACATGGCTCCTCAGCAGGTAGCTACTGTAATCACTGCTGGAGCAAGTATTTCTCAACCTTTAGCATTGAGTGCTTCTTTATCCAATTATCTAAATAATTTTTCAG GAGCACGATTGGTCTGGGTAGAGAGCAAAATGGACTGTATCTGCTGGATAACAAGTTCAAGACATTACATTCTGTTTCGGCTTATTCCATTTGTCAATCTGTTTGTACTCAATCTGATCTTTGGCATTTTAGATTAG